The following are from one region of the Osmerus mordax isolate fOsmMor3 chromosome 1, fOsmMor3.pri, whole genome shotgun sequence genome:
- the si:ch1073-335m2.2 gene encoding msx2-interacting protein isoform X1 produces MVRETRHLWVGNLPEHVREEKIVEHFKRYGRVESVKVLRKRGSEGGVAAFVDFVDIKSAQKAHNAVNKMGDRDLRTDYNEPGSVPSAVRGLEDNPPSSSHGRDVAGFSRGAVGPVFGPPVSLHSREGRYERRIDGTSDSRERAYDHSPYGHHERGGTFDRQRHYNADYYRDRSMFAAGPGPGGSAISGSFDTPEPHFEPRIRDPFTLTSGSRRDLYREDRGRRVDRTYHHRRSRSSHSSQSRHPSPQRTTGQTPKAPNSPKRAPLSPGRTPHSRSHSRSSSSDSVSSTSSTGSGSSDSNSSSSDGSRARSVQSSATHGPPSQPSMGLDTDEPRRSFGIRVQNLPVRSTDTSLKDGLFHEFKKHGKVTSVQIHGASEERYGLVFFRQQEDQEKALTVSKGKLFFGMLIEVTAWNGPETESENEFRPLDGRIDEFHPKATRTLFIGNLEKTTSYQQLLDIFQRFGEIVDIDIKKVNGVPQYAFVQYSDIASVCKAIKKMDGEYLGSNRLKLGFGKSMPTTCVWLDGLASNITDQYLTRHFCRYGHVVKVVFDRLKGMALVLYNNTDFAQAAVRETKGWKIGGNKIKVDFASQESQMAFYRSMQASGQDIREIRDIYEIPTERREERRPPYHEFTAERAYYENVRTPGVYPEDPRRDYPARSRERFTELEHYQGDHFDPRFHEDPREYRDYRDPFEQDIRKYTYIQRERERERERFEADRGRWSPSHGRRPITPAVSPSPSERVPRDSERRVYSQSSERSGSCSSLSPPHFDKADKTPLEHGAKTDRLDKDTQPAPAERGPGAEKSKRGRRKEKADKEKGEKIKLRKGKVQSPSVPPTETELETSLEAGFGRGKVSDQDSIERQRYKGDSDPSTNQTASTSRYDPLKSERLDMVKAEGVEVDGKSRSKKHQKADVGNDGKDVSVDSDRLAARKRRFGDASGKTIRQKRSRLEDEDGNQIPDFGPSTAVDSDGKLKDPQRRDSRSKTERMVFLSSHKEGQDSGARGQGEPSEGPIEPVDLNRLPGNITSRRYSHEGSVDQETKDQEQHAVFKYGAPTTDNDKSGKEREEHVDIDLSQSYRKQMEQNRRLHQQLQESDKSEKPGSPLGVETDDLEPRSLVHEVGKPPQDVTDNFPSHKLKKLDQFDMQDASSKKERVYRRQKSEDPEWNSTTPLGLQHFSHHADDEFADFSHLREVKAEDKVHPDLELADKRAHTTQISKPSTPLHGSDEDQQKRWESRVKQDLLPDLNFSRSLGKNLHNRKRLEYGIGHDLEPGEVRSDSEEDRENKPHSPMPSTSVPFSERPRGDRFSDPKLATLERNKFYSFALDQTITPDTKALLERAKCLSSSREDNWSFLDYDSHFAGLRSQKDIEKVEPTPRPTPSWYMKKKKIRSGSEDKVDDRKEEPKPEEHERRELFASRFLHSSIFEQDSRRLQHLERRHEDPEHGQSQQTGQQGTADTQPDSEPVVLFHSRFLELTRLQQQKGKDQLQQEVKRGNLVDENKTEKPIDQEPQPLQVPKVAEPLLEPDIKPVSPAEEPPLVLNLGVSLAPKEMSPQDEKRVIRSPSPDILPVSMVKEENKYNKQQSSTPPYPQVEIPPPAAEGVVAPEPAPPPGKFKSSPSEEKSEDVTPVVKSLMVESPCDIDGGTQEASVSGSEPELEPGLEQATSELTELKVPSLPDTAEEMDVSKSEESYTAKTETHSDTENKLDQDKVPVYVEASEEPVSPPQKTKNKKSKSSPIQVAPAPFTSVSSTEKPVTRKSERIDKEKLKRASSPRGESSKISSDSKSTAKSPIHGADCEQGSEQSISTGRARRRNVKSVYATPLDDETRTGKDASESPRSARKRGGDKDAPPQQNEEQDSLVPNTSKRGRPPKNRRQGYDASSRKGDRSKMDTKDIDSNESESGEKIPKASKGRHSPYAYKGSGQVAQSGSSKGEKSDIPDDVQQQTDISEDDSLAPQDPLVSKDNSSLHDVTKKEEKVKQLVTDKKDQDKDKNNPPEDEAFGSVSSEKGVEALVIDEQPSLEDKKTVKGKSAKLTRTPKSPVLKNLKIRLNVTEVKDLLQLGDDEAGNQDDYLKKTKPSDSNDQLLECSQSKEESPSNEDNEEEMPDAQPPLDPSQELELVQAVENIAKLTGPTLPTDPHPPTPPVPATEVKCDTEEEKPNNPASENELMAAIDSITAEEATVPLAQDPVIAPAAVESDSEMNASFQPVKGIEPTIQTSSSPGEAPFPNTPKKNLKGRAKTPKRPKSQKPSKKEPSKESLSEPESSSIATSDSTSSNTQTIVECHSSSAGVITATSWKPEPEPLVAKVADGTAESKVLPVEPPQHIKPVYPSTKSPNCPKPQQPPPECISPSLSPPPSRPSVRPLQPSRIPVSPPDWRSQSKDTGFLSAVLPGPFENQSPPSDHEGLDPDHNTSDLRRILIKNKNVSLPGISSLSGNLAIPTPNNPHISENTTQPTTLVAVPNKIPLAESRLPTHPAQPIVRPPASLPSPETKSVVSVIASTATSVISRVCNPPDLEEKGNATGANPGMEMQLPKPTYRSSMEDGGSYHGPSVGEEGGSAGRFLVESSTLSTGSNPGLRVNTSEGVVVLSHSGQKREGPLRLFAKISQIPPATAVDMESQQLVSMPQIKQEMYTHPQSSTPKCPPTSADHGHPAKTQQAVSSIKQENTGLEKMESHYQPGTQGGVVKRLQQAVGGQQVIGYHHSDFTMLLKHPKKVEGADALNSDGGKLSWTSAISPAISPHLPSPAGNHVGFVSATAGDRTPSHLSGVKQEPRSPRKSAHPHSPFSSQIGSSSPKGIPVMLTSGLPTMQQYVTSVHHPEQSVIMPPHSAHGALGRMSPHRGAQNIPMAHLVQGEVRVNTPPLSAMSFGIHGEPLASPWSGPMQQRPTSPQTVGRDMVLKVNPGTVRSHDGEQEDPRRFHPAAGRPSATQVKPETMQPDPRAALRSGMQMDQYITSPRDVRVVMHHPQGERAGPEPHAGGHVQETLPPSSTSSSIASSMSPRAHLLSKGVSEKDGPKPLDAKRPHSPSKDGMMGIRTPVSAIASPQRVQLMGSGTGSSFPEYSTIYSNTRGIHSQVTDSSTVGIQAPVNITSALGGEHSQAQTGHQPVNMVQLLTKYPIVWQGLLALKNDTAAVQLHFVCGNKALAVRSLPPPLPEGGQLLRIVQRMRLEASQLEGVARRMTGESEFCLLLALPCGRDQDDVLNQTQTLKAAFINYLQAKLAAGIINVPNPGSNQPAYVLQIFPPCEFSESHLSRLAPDLLNRISSISPHLMIVITTV; encoded by the exons CTATGGACGTGTCGAGAGTGTTAAGGTTCTTCGGAAGCGGGGTTCCGAGGGTGGCGTTGCGGCCTTTGTGGATTTTGTGGATATCAAAAGTGCACAGAAGGCTCACAATGCTGTCAACAAGATGGGGGACAGGGACCTACGCACTGACTACAATGAACCAGGGTCTGTTCCTAGTGCTGTTCGGGGCCTGGAAGACAACCCGCCTTCTAGCAGTCATGGACGGGACGTAGCAGGATTCTCTAGGGGGGCAGTGGGTCCAGTGTTTGgccctcctgtgtctctccacTCCAGAGAGGGACGTTATGAACGGAGAATAGACGG GACCTCGGACAGCCGGGAGCGTGCGTATGATCACAGCCCTTACGGACATCATGAACGTGGTGGCACTTTTGACAGGCAGCGTCACTACAATGCAGACTATTATCGCGATCGTTCCATGTTTGCAGCTGGCCCGGGCCCTGGGGGCAGCGCTATCAGTGGGAGCTTTGACACCCCGGAGCCCCATTTCGAGCCCAGAATCCGAGACCCTTTTACTTTGACCAGTGGTTCGCGTCGTGACCTCTATAGAGAAGACAGGGGGCGCCGAGTGGACAGAACTTACCATCACCGCCGTAGTCGCTCGTCTCATTCCTCACAGTCTAGACACCCTTCCCCTCAAAGGACCACGGGACAGACACCCAAAGCCCCCAATTCCCCCAAAAGAGCCCCCCTTTCCCCGGGGAGAACTCCACACTCTCGCTCCCACAGTCGGTCATCTAGTTCCGATTCGGTCAGCAGCACGAGCAGCACGGGCAGTGGCAG CAGCGATTCAAACAGCAGTTCAAGTGATGGTTCTCGTGCTCGTTCGGTACAGTCCTCTGCCACACATggccctccctctcagccttcCATGGGTCTGGATACAGATGAACCACGCCGAAGCTTTGGAATAAGGGTGCAGAACCTTCCAGTGCGCTCCACAG acaCTAGTTTGAAAGATGGACTCTTCCATGAGTTCAAGAAACACGGGAAAGTGACATCGGTGCAGATCCATGGGGCCTCTGAGGAGCGATATGGCCTTGTGTTCTTCAGGCAGCAGGAGGACCAGGAGAAGGCTCTCACTGTCTCCAAAGGAAAACTTTTCTTTGGCATGCTCATCGAGGTCACTGCCTGGAATGGCCCTG AAACCGAGAGTGAGAATGAATTTAGGCCTTTGGATGGACGGATCGATGAGTTCCACCCTAAGGCCACAAGGACCCTGTTTATAGGGAATCTGGAGAAGACTACCAGTTACCAACAGCTCCTTGACATCTTCCAACGCTTTGGAGAAATTGTG GACATTGACATTAAAAAAGTCAATGGTGTTCCTCAATACGCCTTTGTGCAGTACTCTGATATTGCCAGCGTTTGCAAAGCTATTaagaagatggatggagagtaTCTGGGAAGCAACAGGCTCAAG CTGGGGTTTGGGAAGAGCATGCCTACGACATGCGTCTGGCTCGATGGGTTGGCGTCTAACATCACTGACCAGTACCTCACACGCCATTTCTGCCGTTATGGACATGTAGTTAAG gTTGTGTTTGACAGATTGAAAGGGATGGCTCTTGTCTTGTACAACAACACTGACTTTGCACAAGCAGCCGTCCGAGAGACCAAAGGATGGAAAATTGGTGGTAACAAAATAAAG GTGGATTTTGCCAGTCAAGAGAGTCAGATGGCGTTCTATCGCTCTATGCAGGCCTCAGGGCAAGACATCAGAGAAATCAGAGACATCTATGAAATCCCAACTGAAAGAAG AGAGGAACGTAGACCTCCATACCACGAGTTCACAGCTGAAAGAGCTTACTATGAGAATGTTCGCACCCCTGGAGTCTACCCAGAAGACCCCAGGCGAGACTATCCTGCCCGCAGTAGAGAACGTTTTACTGAACTGGAGCATTACCAGGGGGATCACTTTGACCCACGGTTCCACGAAGATCCCAGGGAGTACAGGGACTATCGAGATCCTTTCGAGCAAGACATCCGAAAATACACGtacattcagagagagagagaaagggagcggGAACGTTTTGAGGCTGACCGTGGCAGGTGGAGCCCCTCTCACGGACGACGTCCAATCACTCCTGCCGTTTCCCCTTCGCCATCGGAGCGCGTCCCCAGAGATTCTGAACGACGGGTCTACAGCCAGTCCTCTGAGAGAAGTGGCAGTTGCAGCTCCCTCTCACCACCACACTTTGACAAAGCTGACAAGACTCCACTGGAACATGGCGCCAAGACTGATCGGTTGGATAAGGACACACAACCGGCCCCGGCTGAACGTGGCCCTGGAGCTGAGAAAAGCAAACGTGGACGGCGGAAGGAGAAAGCTGACAAAGAGAAGGGTGAGAAGATTAAATTGAGAAAGGGAAAGGTTCAATCTCCCAGTGTCCCACCTACCGAGACAGAGTTGGAGACTAGCCTTGAAGCGGGTTTTGGAAGGGGAAAGGTTTCAGACCAGGACAGCATCGAGAGGCAGCGATATAAAGGGGATAGTGATCCTTCTACAAATCAGACGGCGTCAACATCTCGCTATGATCCTCTTAAAAGTGAGAGACTTGACATGGTAAAGGCTGAGGGTGTAGAGGTGGATGGAAAAAGTAGATCCAAGAAACACCAAAAAGCCGACGTAGGAAATGATGGGAAAGACGTATCTGTAGATTCTGATCGCCTTGCAGCAAGAAAAAGGCGTTTTGGAGATGCCAGTGGAAAGACCATCAGACAAAAAAGGAGTAGATTGGAGGATGAAGATGGGAATCAAATTCCAGATTTTGGACCTAGCACTGCAGTTGATAGTGACGGCAAGCTAAAAGATCCACAGCGGAGAGATTCTCGGTCCaaaaccgaaaggatggtgttTCTCAGCAGTCACAAGGAAGGACAAGATTCTGGGGCCAGAGGACAGGGAGAACCGTCAGAGGGGCCCATTGAGCCGGTGGACTTGAACCGCCTTCCAGGGAACATTACATCCAGAAGGTATTCCCACGAGGGCAGCGTGGACCAGGAGACTAAAGATCAAGAACAACACGCCGTTTTCAAATACGGTGCACCGACAACGGACAACGACAAAAGTGGAAAGGAACGGGAAGAGCATGTGGATATTGACCTGTCTCAGAGTTACCGGAAACAAATGGAGCAAAATAGAAGGCTCCACCAACAGCTGCAGGAGTCTGACAAATCAGAGAAACCTGGAAGTCCACTAGGTGTGGAAACTGATGATCTTGAGCCCCGAAGTCTTGTGCATGAAGTGGGTAAACCACCTCAAGATGTAACGGATAATTTCCCATCTCATAAACTTAAAAAACTAGATCAGTTTGACATGCAGGATGCAAGTAGTAAGAAGGAGCGTGTCTATCGGAGACAGAAAAGTGAGGATCCTGAGTGGAACAGCACAACCCCTCTGGGATTGCAGCACTTTTCCCACCATGCAGATGATGAATTTGCTGATTTTTCACACCTCAGGGAAGTTAAAGCTGAGGATAAAGTACATCCAGACTTGGAGCTAGCAGACAAACGGGCGCATACCACTCAAATATCCAAGCCAAGCACTCCTCTGCATGGAAGTGATGAAGACCAGCAAAAGCGCTGGGAGAGCCGAGTCAAGCAAGATCTGTTACCTGACTTGAACTTCAGCAGAAGTCTTGGGAAAAACCTGCATAATCGTAAACGGTTGGAGTATGGAATCGGACATGATTTGGAACCTGGGGAAGTACGATCTGACtcagaagaagacagagagaacaaaCCGCACTCTCCAATGCCCTCTACATCGGTGCCTTTCTCCGAGAGGCCTAGGGGTGACAGATTTTCAGATCCCAAGCTAGCCACCCTGGAGAGGAACAAGTTCTACTCCTTTGCACTTGACCAGACCATCACACCAGATACAAAGGCGCTGTTGGAGCGTGCTAAATGCCTGTCCTCCTCAAGGGAAGATAACTGGTCTTTCTTGGACTATGATTCTCACTTTGCGGGTTTGCGTAGCCAAAAGGATATTGAGAAGGTGGAACCAACACCACGACCTACACCTTCTTGGTacatgaagaaaaagaaaattcgCAGTGGGTCTGAAGACAAAGTAGATGATAGAAAGGAAGAACCTAAGCCAGAAGAGCACGAACGCAGGGAGTTGTTTGCTTCCCGTTTCCTTCACAGCTCAATCTTTGAGCAGGATTCTAGACGCCTGCAGCACCTAGAAAGAAGGCATGAGGACCCAGAGCATGGCCAGAGCCAACAAACTGGTCAACAAGGCAcggcagacacacagccagactcTGAGCCAGTTGTCCTGTTCCATAGTCGGTTTTTGGAGCTTACACGACTGCAGCAACAAAAGGGGAAGGACCAACTGCAACAAGAAGTTAAAAGGGGAAATCTTGTCGATGAGAATAAAACTGAAAAACCAATTGATCAAGAACCGCAACCTCTGCAGGTACCTAAAGTGGCAGAGCCCCTTTTGGAGCCAGATATCAAACCTGTTAGCCCTGCAGAGGAGCCGCCCCTTGTGCTCAATTTAGGCGTTTCACTTGCACCTAAGGAGATGTCTCCACAGGATGAAAAACGTGTCATTAGAAGTCCATCTCCAGATATATTACCAGTATCTATGGTTAAGGAAGAGAACaaatacaacaaacaacaaTCGTCAACCCCACCCTACCCACAAGTTGAGATTCCACCTCCTGCAGCTGAGGGTGTTGTAGCCCCTGagccagctcctccaccaggcAAATTTAAATCTTCACCAAGTGAGGAGAAATCTGAAGATGTGACTCCAGTTGTAAAATCCCTTATGGTTGAATCGCCCTGTGACATTGATGGTGGTACTCAAGAAGCGTCAGTAAGCGGTTCTGAACCAGAGCTAGAGCCAGGACTTGAGCAAGCCACATCTGAACTAACTGAACTGAAAGTTCCTTCACTTCCTGACACTGCTGAGGAGATGGATGTTTCGAAATCTGAGGAGTCTTACACTGCCAAAACAGAAACCCACTCTGATACGGAAAATAAACTTGATCAAGATAAAGTGCCTGTTTACGTTGAAGCAAGCGAAGAACCAGTCTCGCCTCCTCAGAAGACTAAAAACAAAAAGAGTAAGTCATCCCCTATTCAAGTTGCTCCTGCTCCTTTTACCTCTGTATCTAGTACTGAGAAACCTGTCACACGAAAGAGTGAACGCATTGATAAAGAAAAGCTCAAACGAGCATCATCGCCAAGAGGAGAGTCTTCAAAGATCAGTTCTGACTCTAAATCCACAGCCAAGTCTCCAATCCACGGAGCAGACTGTGAGCAAGGCTCAGAGCAGAGCATATCAACTGGACGAGCAAGGCGTAGAAATGTTAAATCTGTCTATGCAACCCCACTTGACGATGAGACACGAACAGGAAAGGACGCATCGGAGTCACCACGTTCTGCACGGAAACGTGGTGGTGATAAGGATGCACCACCGCAGCAAAATGAAGAGCAGGATTCCCTTGTTCCGAACACCTCGAAAAGGGGACGTCCGCCCAAGAATCGAAGACAGGGGTATGACGCTTCTTCAAGAAAAGGTGATAGATCAAAAATGGACACCAAAGACATTGACTCAAATGAATCAGAGAGTGGGGAAAAAATCCCTAAAGCCTCGAAAGGTCGTCATTCTCCATATGCCTACAAAGGGTCAGGTCAAGTAGCCCAATCCGGAAGCAGTAAAGGAGAAAAATCTGATATTCCTGATGATGTTCAACAGCAGACAGATATTTCCGAGGATGACAGTTTGGCTCCACAAGATCCTTTGGTGTCTAAAGACAATTCATCTCTACACGATGTgacaaagaaagaagagaaagtcAAGCAACTGGTAACAGATAAAAAGGATCAAGACAAAGACAAGAATAACCCACCTGAAGACGAGGCGTTTGGATCTGTATCAAGTGAGAAAGGGGTCGAGGCCCTAGTTATAGATGAACAGCCCTCTTTGGAAGACAAGAAAACTGTTAAAGGAAAATCTGCCAAGTTGACACGGACCCCAAAGTCTCCAGTTCTCAAGAACTTAAAAATTAGACTGAATGTCACAGAGGTGAAAGATTTACTTCAGTTAGGAGATGACGAGGCAGGAAACCAAGACGATTACTTAAAAAAGACCAAACCAAGCGACTCAAATGACCAGCTTCTAGAGTGTAGTCAGAGTAAGGAAGAGAGTCCCAGTAATGAGGACAATGAAGAGGAAATGCCAGATGCTCAGCCTCCCTTGGATCCCTCTCAAGAACTAGAGCTGGTCCAAGCTGTGGAGAACATTGCTAAACTTACAGGTCCAACCCTACCTACagacccacacccccccactccaccaGTCCCCGCTACAGAAGTGAAATGTGACACGGAGGAGGAAAAACCAAACAATCCTGCCAGTGAGAACGAACTAATGGCTGCCATTGATTCAATTACTGCCGAGGAGGCAACTGTTCCTTTGGCTCAAGATCCAGTGATTGCTCCTGCTGCTGTAGAGTCAGATTCGGAAATGAATGCCTCCTTCCAGCCAGTcaagggaatcgaaccaacaataCAAACATCCTCTTCTCCGGGTGAGGCTCCTTTCCCTAATACGCCCAAGAAAAATTTAAAGGGGCGAGCAAAAACACCCAAACGGCCAAAAAGCCAAAAGCCAAGCAAAAAGGAACCCAGCAAAGAGAGCTTGTCAGAACCTGAGAGCTCCTCCATCGCAACATCTGACAGCACATCCTCCAACACTCAGACCATAGTAGAATGTCATTCGTCATCTGCTGGTGTCATTACAGCCACGTCTTGGAAGCCAGAACCTGAACCATTGGTTGCCAAGGTTGCAGATGGGACAGCAGAATCAAAAGTATTACCTGTAGAGCCACCTCAACATAtcaaacccgtctacccttctACTAAAAGTCCTAACTGTCCCAAACCTCAACAACCACCCCCTGAGTGCATCTCACCCTCGTTGTCTCCACCCCCTAGCCGACCAAGTGTCAGGCCTCTACAGCCAAGTAGGATCCCAGTTTCTCCACCAGATTGGCGCAGCCAGTCAAAAGACACAGGGTTCCTATCTGCAGTGTTACCAGGCCCCTTTGAAAATCAGTCGCCTCCCTCTGACCATGAAGGCTTGGATCCTGATCATAACACAAGTGACTTAAGACGCATTctaattaaaaataaaaatgtttcacTTCCAGGAATCAGTTCCCTTTCTGGCAATTTGGCAATCCCCACCCCTAATAATCCACACATATCTGAAAACACTACTCAACCAACTACACTGGTTGCTGTGCCAAATAAAATCCCACTAGCAGAAAGTAGACTACCAACTCATCCAGCTCAGCCTATAGTCCgaccccctgcctccctaccATCTCCTGAGACAAAGTCAGTTGTATCTGTCATTGCGTCCACTGCCACTTCTGTCATCAGCCGTGTTTGCAATCCTCCTGATTTGGAAGAAAAGGGGAATGCCACTGGAGCAAATCCCGGTATGGAAATGCAACTTCCCAAACCGACCTACCGATCCAGCATGGAGGATGGTGGTTCCTACCATGGCCCATCAGtcggtgaggaggggggaagcgCTGGGCGTTTTTTGGTTGAGAGCTCCACTCTTAGTACTGGATCAAACCCAGGGCTAAGAGTGAACACCTCAGAAGGTGTGGTAGTTTTGAGTCACTCTGGGCAAAAAAGGGAAGGCCCTCTTCGCCTCTTTGCGAAAATAAGCCAGATCCCACCTGCAACGGCAGTTGACATGGAATCTCAGCAGCTTGTATCAATGCCCCAAATAAAACAGGAAATGTATACCCACCCACAGTCAAGCACTCCGAAGTGTCCTCCAACGTCAGCAGACCATGGTCACCCGGCTAAGACACAGCAGGCCGTGTCCTCcataaaacaagaaaacacaggTTTGGAAAAGATGGAGTCTCACTACCAGCCTGGGACTCAAGGAGGAGTTGTAAAGCGGCTTCAGCAAGCAGTTGGAGGCCAACAGGTGATTGGATACCATCATTCAGACTTTACCATGTTGCTAAAGCATCCAAAGAAAGTAGAAGGAGCAGATGCACTGAATTCTGATGGGGGAAAGCTGTCTTGGACGTCTGCCATAAGTCCAGCAATAAGCCCTCACTTGCCCTCGCCTGCTGGCAACCACGTTGGCTTTGTCTCTGCCACAGCTGGTGACCGAACTCCCTCTCATCTCAGTGGCGTGAAACAGGAGCCCCGTTCTCCACGGAAGTCAGCCCACCCTCATTCTCCGTTCTCGTCTCAGATAGGCTCTTCTTCCCCCAAAGGTATCCCAGTGATGTTAACCTCAGGCCTGCCAACCATGCAGCAGTATGTCACCAGTGTCCACCACCCAGAGCAGTCTGTGATCATGCCTCCTCACAGCGCTCATGGTGCTTTGGGAAGGATGTCTCCCCACCGTGGAGCCCAAAATATTCCCATGGCGCATCTTGTCCAGGGGGAAGTGAGGGTGAACACCCCGCCCCTTTCTGCAATGAGTTTTGGTATCCATGGAGAACCCCTTGCCTCTCCATGGTCAGGCCCGATGCAGCAGCggcccacctccccccagaccGTCGGCAGAGACATGGTGCTGAAGGTAAACCCGGGCACTGTGAGGAGCCATGACGGAGAGCAAGAGGATCCTAGGCGCTTTCATCCGGCTGCTGGGAGGCCATCTGCCACTCAAGTGAAACCAGAGACTATGCAGCCAGATCCCCGTGCAGCTCTGCGCAGCGGCATGCAGATGGACCAGTACATCACGTCACCCAGGGACGTGCGTGTAGTCATGCATCACCCGCAAGGAGAGCGCGCCGGCCCAGAGCCGCACGCGGGGGGACACGTTCAGGAAACACTCCCGCCTTCCTCAACCTCCAGCAGCATTGCCTCGTCCATGTCTCCAAGAGCTCACCTGCTGTCTAAAGGCGTGTCGGAGAAGGATGGACCAAAGCCGCTCGACGCTAAAAGGCCACACTCTCCCAGCAAGGATGGGATGATGGGGATTCGAACCCCTGTGTCAGCTATAGCATCTCCTCAACGGGTTCAACTGATGGGGTCAGGTACAGGAAGCTCCTTTCCAGAATACTCCACCATCTACAGCAACACGAGGGGCATCCATTCTCAAGTCACTGATTCATCTACTGTAGGGATCCAAGCACCTGTCAACATAACATCAGCTCTG GGTGGGGAGCATAGCCAGGCACAAACTGGACACCAGCCTGTCAACATGGTGCAACTTCTTACG AAGTACCCAATTGTGTGGCAAGGCCTGCTGGCGCTGAAAAATGACACAGCTGCTGTCCAACTGCATTTCGTCTGTGGCAACAAAGCCTTGGCTGTGCGGTCACTGCCACCACCACTGCCAGAGGGAGGCCAGTTGCTCCGAATTGTCCAGAGGATGAGACTAGAGGCCTCTCAACTTGAAGGAGTAGCAAGAAGAATGACA GGGGAGAGTGAGTTCTGTCTTCTCCTTGCTCTGCCATGTGGACGAGACCAGGATGATGTCCtgaaccagacccagaccctgaAAGCCGCCTTCATCAACTACCTGCAAGCCAAGTTAGCTGCTGGTATCATCAATGTTCCCAACCCCGGCTCCAATCAG CCTGCCTACGTGTTGCAGATCTTCCCACCTTGCGAGTTTTCAGAGAGCCACTTGTCCCGGCTAGCTCCCGATCTCCTAAACCGGATCTCTAGTATCTCCCCGCACCTCATGATTGTCATCACAACCGTTTAA